From the genome of Hyalangium ruber, one region includes:
- a CDS encoding zinc-dependent alcohol dehydrogenase produces the protein MKGLVFDLSIPKYVLAKGIGGMYPKVHYGPGSCLSLRKLPSPTPPGPEWVRLRPLLTGLCGSDMATVFFKASPQLEPFNSFPAVLGHEILAEVTALGPETRGVEVGQRVAVNPLLPCRLRGIHPPCKPCAAGLENGCERTADGCLAAGQMLGYQKDLPGGMGTEMVAHPSQLHLVPASVSNKAGVLVEPLAVSLHAVLKAGLKDEDRVLVIGGGPVAFAALWAIRALGHRSHVTLLATEEYQLKLARLLGADEAFRVQGDVAEAQEVARRTGARVYQPVIGPPALTGGFEVTIDCIGSAASVQDSLRYTRALGRVVLVGAAGILERVDWTTVWRNELTLLGSYVYGPESFRGGRKHTFDLVLELLARREGPDPSVLVTHTFPLSRYREAIEANLARGRYQSVKTAFDLTVNA, from the coding sequence GTGAAGGGTCTCGTGTTCGACTTGTCCATCCCCAAGTACGTCCTCGCCAAGGGCATCGGAGGGATGTACCCGAAGGTCCACTATGGCCCGGGGAGCTGCCTGTCCCTGCGCAAGCTGCCCTCCCCTACCCCGCCCGGCCCGGAGTGGGTACGCCTGAGGCCGCTGCTCACGGGCCTGTGCGGCTCGGACATGGCCACCGTCTTCTTCAAGGCCAGTCCCCAGCTCGAGCCCTTCAATAGCTTCCCCGCGGTGCTGGGGCACGAAATCCTGGCCGAGGTGACGGCGCTGGGCCCGGAGACACGCGGAGTCGAGGTGGGACAGCGCGTGGCGGTGAACCCGCTGCTGCCGTGCCGGCTTCGCGGCATCCACCCCCCGTGCAAGCCCTGCGCGGCGGGGCTGGAGAACGGCTGCGAGCGGACGGCGGATGGCTGCCTCGCGGCCGGGCAGATGCTCGGCTACCAGAAGGACCTGCCAGGAGGCATGGGTACGGAGATGGTGGCCCACCCCTCCCAGCTCCACCTGGTGCCGGCGTCGGTGTCGAACAAGGCGGGGGTGCTGGTGGAACCGCTGGCGGTGAGCCTGCATGCGGTGCTCAAAGCGGGGTTGAAGGACGAGGACCGGGTGCTCGTCATCGGCGGCGGGCCGGTGGCATTCGCGGCGCTGTGGGCCATCCGAGCGCTGGGGCACCGCAGCCACGTGACGCTGCTGGCGACGGAGGAGTACCAGCTCAAGCTCGCCCGCCTGCTTGGGGCGGACGAGGCCTTCCGGGTCCAGGGCGACGTGGCCGAGGCCCAGGAGGTGGCCCGGAGGACCGGCGCTCGGGTCTACCAGCCCGTCATCGGCCCGCCGGCGCTCACGGGGGGCTTCGAGGTGACGATCGACTGCATCGGCAGCGCGGCGTCCGTGCAGGACTCGCTGCGCTACACGCGGGCGCTCGGCCGGGTGGTGCTGGTGGGTGCGGCGGGCATCCTGGAGCGGGTGGACTGGACCACAGTGTGGCGGAATGAACTAACGCTGCTCGGCTCTTACGTCTATGGGCCCGAGAGCTTCCGTGGAGGGCGCAAGCACACCTTCGATCTGGTACTGGAGTTGCTCGCCCGCCGGGAGGGGCCGGACCCCTCCGTGCTCGTTACCCATACCTTTCCGCTCTCGAGATACCGAGAGGCCATCGAGGCGAATCTGGCGCGTGGACGCTACCAATCCGTGAAGACGGCTTTCGATCTGACGGTGAACGCATGA
- a CDS encoding DsbA family protein: MSKLPLRLVLTALVAVSFTAGCNKQSSPAASATNTSAAGGQCEPPADTVVATYKVDGAEQKVTYGELTGRLGAPLADLEKRKQEMIKRGLEGYVLEKLVQAEAKKRGLPNEDALIKAEIEDKVPQPSDEEINKVFEQAKGGGQLPPDVTLEQVKPEIIKMLTEQNKREKAQALFTDLKSKADLQTMLPEKRIEVAAIGPAKGPEGAPITIVEFSDFQCPFCSKANASVNEVLKSYEGKVRLVFRHFPLSFHAEAPKAAEASLCAQDQNKFWEYHDKLFANQQALKVDDLKKHAVDLGLDAARFNECLDSGKKAELVKKDMADGEKVGVTGTPAFFINGVALSGAVPAEEFKSIIDAELKKKK, from the coding sequence ATGTCCAAGCTTCCCCTTCGTCTCGTCCTGACCGCGCTCGTCGCGGTCTCCTTTACCGCCGGCTGCAACAAGCAGTCGTCGCCGGCGGCCTCTGCCACGAACACCTCCGCCGCGGGTGGCCAGTGCGAGCCGCCGGCCGACACCGTGGTCGCCACCTACAAGGTGGATGGCGCCGAGCAGAAGGTCACCTACGGTGAGCTCACCGGCCGCCTGGGTGCCCCGCTGGCGGACCTGGAGAAGCGCAAGCAGGAGATGATCAAGCGCGGCCTCGAGGGCTACGTGCTCGAGAAGCTCGTGCAGGCCGAGGCCAAGAAGCGCGGGCTGCCCAACGAGGACGCCCTCATCAAGGCCGAGATCGAGGACAAGGTCCCCCAGCCCAGCGACGAGGAGATCAACAAGGTCTTCGAGCAGGCCAAGGGCGGCGGCCAGCTGCCTCCGGACGTCACCCTGGAGCAGGTGAAGCCGGAGATCATCAAGATGCTCACCGAGCAGAACAAGCGCGAGAAGGCCCAGGCGCTGTTCACCGACCTGAAGTCCAAGGCGGACCTGCAGACGATGCTGCCCGAGAAGCGCATCGAGGTTGCGGCCATTGGCCCCGCGAAGGGCCCGGAGGGCGCCCCCATCACCATCGTGGAGTTCAGCGACTTCCAGTGCCCGTTCTGCAGCAAGGCCAACGCGAGCGTGAACGAGGTGCTCAAGAGCTACGAGGGCAAGGTGCGGCTGGTCTTCCGCCACTTCCCGCTGAGCTTCCACGCCGAGGCGCCCAAGGCCGCCGAGGCCTCCCTGTGCGCCCAGGACCAGAACAAGTTCTGGGAGTACCACGACAAGCTGTTCGCCAATCAGCAGGCGCTCAAGGTGGACGACCTCAAGAAGCACGCGGTTGACCTGGGCCTGGACGCCGCCCGCTTCAACGAGTGCCTGGACTCCGGCAAGAAGGCCGAGCTCGTCAAGAAGGACATGGCGGACGGTGAAAAGGTGGGGGTCACGGGTACCCCAGCGTTCTTCATCAACGGTGTCGCCCTCTCGGGTGCGGTGCCGGCTGAAGAGTTCAAGTCCATCATCGACGCCGAACTGAAGAAGAAGAAGTAG
- the lpxC gene encoding UDP-3-O-acyl-N-acetylglucosamine deacetylase: MPLASDNQRTLSHPISCQGVGLHSGARVNLTLRPAPAHHGIVFVRTDTPRPVTIPALSEYVVDTALATTLGKDGVKVGTVEHLLSALAGLGIDNVRVELDGPEVPVMDGSAAHFVQMVTSAGVRELDEKRTYLVITKPVTVADGDKEASLTPARRLRVSCTIDFKHPLISSQSYEMELSDRGFSGEISRARTFGFLRDVEMLKKLGLARGGSLENAIVVDESSILNPEGLRFADEFVRHKILDAIGDVSLFGRPVVGHLKVFKTGHALNHKLVQKVLSDPSCYALVEGRPAELELADVRLSELAGGLELEPLVA, encoded by the coding sequence ATGCCTTTGGCTTCTGACAACCAGCGCACCCTGAGCCATCCCATCTCCTGCCAGGGGGTAGGTCTTCACTCGGGGGCGAGGGTGAATCTCACCCTGCGGCCGGCTCCGGCCCATCACGGCATCGTCTTCGTCCGCACCGACACGCCGCGCCCGGTGACCATTCCCGCGCTGTCCGAGTACGTGGTGGATACGGCGCTGGCCACCACGCTGGGCAAGGACGGGGTGAAGGTGGGCACGGTGGAGCACCTGCTGTCGGCGCTGGCCGGCCTGGGCATCGACAACGTGCGCGTGGAGCTGGATGGCCCCGAGGTGCCGGTGATGGACGGCAGCGCCGCGCACTTCGTGCAGATGGTGACGAGCGCCGGCGTGCGCGAGCTGGACGAGAAGCGCACCTACCTCGTCATCACGAAGCCCGTCACCGTGGCGGATGGCGACAAGGAGGCCTCGCTGACGCCGGCCCGCCGCCTGCGCGTGAGCTGCACCATCGACTTCAAGCACCCGCTCATCTCCAGCCAGTCCTATGAGATGGAGCTGAGCGACCGGGGCTTCTCCGGGGAGATCTCCCGGGCGCGCACCTTCGGCTTCCTGCGCGACGTGGAGATGCTCAAGAAGCTGGGCCTGGCGCGCGGCGGCTCGCTGGAGAACGCCATCGTCGTGGACGAGTCCTCCATCCTCAACCCGGAGGGGCTGCGCTTCGCGGACGAGTTCGTCCGGCACAAGATCCTCGACGCCATCGGCGATGTGTCCCTGTTCGGGCGCCCGGTGGTGGGCCACCTGAAGGTCTTCAAGACGGGCCACGCGCTCAACCACAAGCTGGTGCAGAAGGTGCTGTCGGATCCGAGCTGCTACGCGCTCGTCGAGGGTCGCCCGGCGGAGCTGGAGCTGGCCGACGTCCGCCTGTCCGAGCTCGCGGGCGGTCTGGAACTGGAGCCGCTGGTCGCCTGA
- the ruvB gene encoding Holliday junction branch migration DNA helicase RuvB → MATKRKSDTLSEEVLTDDVRLEASLRPRTFDEYVGQGAVVEKLKVYVQASARRGDALDHCLFSGPPGLGKTSLAHIIASELGVGIHVTSGPALERKGDLAGLLTNLNERDVLFIDEIHRLNAAVEEYLYPAMEDFRLDITIDTGPAARAMKIDLPPFTLIGATTRTGLLTSPLRDRFQIQERLEYYEPKYLEMIINRSGKILGVPLDRDASKEISTRSRGTPRIANRLLRRLRDFAQVEGEGHVTLELARSSLDRLGVDASGLDSMDRKILLTIIDKFGGGPVGVETIAASVGEQRDTIEDVYEPYLLQEGFLQRTPRGRMATHRAYGYFKKAPPPASPQGSLF, encoded by the coding sequence ATGGCTACGAAGCGGAAGTCCGACACGCTGTCGGAAGAGGTGCTGACGGATGACGTCCGTCTGGAAGCCTCTTTGCGGCCGCGCACCTTCGACGAGTACGTGGGCCAGGGGGCCGTCGTCGAGAAGCTCAAGGTCTACGTCCAGGCCTCGGCCCGCCGCGGGGACGCGCTCGACCACTGCCTCTTCTCCGGCCCTCCCGGCCTGGGCAAGACGTCGCTGGCCCACATCATCGCCTCCGAGCTGGGCGTGGGCATCCACGTCACCAGTGGGCCCGCCCTGGAGCGCAAGGGCGACCTGGCCGGTCTGCTCACCAACCTCAACGAGCGCGACGTCCTCTTCATCGACGAGATCCACCGCCTCAACGCCGCCGTCGAGGAGTACCTCTATCCTGCCATGGAGGACTTCCGGCTGGACATCACCATCGACACCGGCCCCGCCGCGCGCGCGATGAAGATCGACCTGCCGCCCTTCACCCTCATCGGTGCCACCACCCGCACGGGCCTGCTCACCTCGCCCCTCCGGGACCGGTTCCAGATCCAGGAGCGGCTCGAGTACTACGAGCCCAAGTACCTGGAGATGATCATCAACCGCTCCGGGAAGATCCTCGGGGTGCCCCTGGACCGCGACGCCAGCAAGGAGATCTCCACCCGCTCGCGCGGCACGCCCCGAATCGCCAACCGGCTGCTGCGAAGGCTTCGCGACTTCGCCCAGGTGGAGGGCGAGGGCCACGTCACCCTGGAGCTGGCCCGCTCCTCGCTGGACCGGCTCGGCGTGGACGCCAGCGGCCTGGACTCCATGGACCGCAAGATTCTGCTGACCATCATCGACAAGTTCGGCGGAGGCCCGGTGGGCGTGGAGACCATCGCCGCCAGCGTGGGCGAGCAGCGCGACACCATCGAGGACGTGTACGAGCCCTACCTCCTCCAAGAAGGCTTCCTGCAGCGCACCCCGCGAGGTCGCATGGCCACGCACCGCGCCTACGGTTATTTCAAGAAGGCACCGCCGCCCGCCTCGCCCCAGGGCAGCCTCTTCTGA